A single genomic interval of Bacteroidota bacterium harbors:
- a CDS encoding heparinase II/III family protein: MKKISNWHLLYFTVIFLVFFNSSCKHDDTPQKVSFSGILSTLQIDHPRLLLTDARLKELKTLSLTDTRLKKYVNDVLAQAEKDLTKAPIQHILIGPRLLDKSRECLSRVYNLAFAYRWTGDPRCYKGAVDNMKTVCAFADWNPSHFLDVAEMTHAVAIGYDWLYNYMDQQTRETIKSGLLKLGLAEGKKAYLSNAWWKTSTFNWNQVCNSGLLIGALAVAESNPVDASNILTNALQGLPYALKSYGPDGVWEEGPGYWDYATDYTAYGLSALQTALDSTFNLTKYDGMPETGYFPVYASGPTGYMLNYADVGDFSKLSAPHACMWLSSVYHENQISDFIENQLNTRTANVFHIIWYQPNTSSSLNCDLDRYFDGKVPLFFSRSSWNDPNALFLGAKAGYNQVNHGHLDLGNFEMDALGVRWVRDLGSDDYNLPDYFGMSATSLRWTYYRLNSFSHNVPVLGNKNQNVYATSNFIKHATGVAEPFAIIDFTSAYKDFASSAQRGFKVVDNRKAILVQDEFTLSKACEVSWGITTDATIVLVNSQQAVLTLKGQKMTLKILSPSDASFTAGSAQQAAPQKENLGVQRLWAKTNAAAGKITVAILMLPQWSGTENNFSMDITPLSAW, from the coding sequence ATGAAAAAAATCTCAAATTGGCATTTGTTATATTTCACCGTCATCTTTTTGGTCTTTTTTAATTCTTCCTGTAAACATGATGATACCCCTCAAAAAGTTTCATTTAGTGGGATCTTGAGTACCTTACAGATCGATCATCCCCGGTTGTTGCTCACCGATGCCCGTTTAAAGGAACTTAAAACATTGAGTTTAACGGATACTCGATTAAAAAAATATGTGAATGACGTGTTGGCTCAAGCAGAAAAAGATCTTACCAAAGCACCCATTCAACATATATTGATTGGCCCCAGGTTATTGGACAAGAGTAGGGAATGCCTGAGCAGGGTCTATAATCTTGCTTTTGCCTATCGTTGGACAGGAGATCCCCGTTGTTACAAGGGGGCAGTTGACAATATGAAAACTGTTTGTGCTTTTGCCGACTGGAACCCTTCCCATTTTTTGGACGTTGCTGAAATGACCCATGCCGTGGCCATCGGATATGACTGGTTGTATAATTACATGGATCAGCAAACCCGCGAAACTATTAAATCCGGATTATTAAAGTTAGGGCTTGCCGAAGGCAAAAAGGCTTACCTCTCCAATGCCTGGTGGAAAACTTCGACTTTTAATTGGAATCAGGTATGCAATAGTGGATTGTTAATCGGGGCTCTGGCTGTTGCGGAATCCAATCCCGTTGATGCTTCCAATATATTGACGAATGCCCTGCAGGGTTTGCCTTATGCATTGAAAAGTTATGGGCCGGATGGCGTTTGGGAAGAGGGGCCCGGCTATTGGGATTATGCCACCGATTACACTGCGTATGGGCTGTCGGCTTTACAAACTGCTTTGGATAGTACTTTTAACCTGACCAAATATGATGGAATGCCTGAAACCGGATACTTCCCGGTATATGCATCCGGGCCTACCGGTTATATGCTCAATTATGCAGATGTAGGAGATTTTTCAAAATTAAGCGCTCCTCATGCCTGCATGTGGCTTTCGTCGGTTTATCATGAAAACCAGATTTCTGATTTTATCGAAAACCAGTTGAACACCAGAACCGCCAACGTTTTTCATATTATTTGGTATCAACCCAATACTTCTTCTTCCTTAAATTGTGATCTCGACAGGTATTTCGACGGAAAAGTTCCTCTCTTTTTTTCGCGGAGTTCCTGGAATGATCCGAATGCTCTGTTTCTTGGCGCCAAAGCCGGATATAACCAGGTAAATCATGGGCATCTTGATCTGGGGAACTTCGAAATGGATGCTTTGGGCGTGAGATGGGTCCGTGACCTGGGATCGGATGACTATAATCTTCCTGATTATTTTGGAATGAGTGCAACCAGCCTTCGTTGGACTTATTACCGGCTGAATTCCTTCAGTCATAACGTTCCGGTATTGGGCAATAAAAATCAGAATGTTTATGCTACCTCAAATTTCATAAAGCATGCAACAGGGGTAGCTGAACCTTTTGCCATTATTGATTTCACTTCGGCCTATAAAGACTTTGCAAGCTCAGCTCAACGTGGATTTAAAGTGGTAGACAACCGTAAAGCCATACTTGTACAGGATGAATTTACGCTTTCCAAAGCTTGCGAAGTATCCTGGGGTATCACTACTGATGCCACCATAGTATTGGTTAATTCTCAACAGGCTGTGCTCACACTTAAGGGTCAAAAAATGACCCTGAAAATACTATCCCCTTCTGACGCTTCCTTTACTGCTGGTTCTGCCCAACAGGCAGCTCCGCAAAAAGAAAACCTCGGGGTACAAAGATTGTGGGCTAAAACCAATGCTGCTGCCGGGAAAATAACCGTCGCCATACTGATGCTCCCCCAAT